The following coding sequences are from one uncultured Desulfobacter sp. window:
- a CDS encoding ABC transporter substrate-binding protein, producing the protein MKTTWPKRMLIFLMFACISMPACDSKTPVKIGFIAGMSGRVADLGIAGLDAVQMCIEKANKEGGIHGHRIQLVIKDDRHDPDVARQAAEELIREGVAAIIGPMTSQMGMAVTPIFNKHRILCVAPTVSTQKLFGIDDYFFRVVPSVRINTAVSADYHIKSGDITRAAVIYDVGNKSYTQSWLENFKEIFTKGSGEIVSIIPYDTKENNPFEDIAKKALALDINGILIIANSMDVALLCQQIRKTNKTVNITIADWGATEQLLEFGGKAVEGVTVVQTFDREHPAPAYQAFRKAYIKQLGREPGFPGVNGYDAAHVVITALKKQQRGEDLKKTVLSIRRFEGLQGLLVFDDYGDMTRANSSMSIVKNRQFMLVE; encoded by the coding sequence ATGAAAACCACATGGCCCAAGCGGATGCTCATTTTCTTGATGTTCGCGTGCATATCCATGCCGGCGTGCGACTCAAAAACACCCGTAAAAATAGGTTTTATCGCCGGCATGTCGGGCCGCGTGGCCGACCTGGGGATTGCCGGGTTGGATGCGGTCCAGATGTGCATCGAAAAGGCAAATAAAGAAGGCGGCATCCACGGACACAGAATTCAACTGGTCATCAAAGACGACCGGCATGACCCCGATGTTGCCCGGCAAGCGGCAGAAGAACTGATCCGGGAGGGTGTGGCCGCAATCATCGGGCCCATGACCAGCCAGATGGGCATGGCCGTCACCCCGATTTTCAACAAACACCGGATACTTTGCGTGGCCCCCACGGTGAGTACACAAAAGCTTTTCGGCATTGACGATTATTTTTTTCGTGTTGTTCCTTCGGTCAGGATAAATACAGCGGTCAGCGCCGATTATCACATAAAATCCGGGGATATCACCCGGGCGGCAGTGATATACGACGTGGGGAACAAATCATATACACAAAGCTGGCTTGAAAATTTCAAAGAAATCTTCACTAAAGGCAGCGGGGAAATTGTTTCGATCATCCCCTATGATACCAAGGAGAACAACCCGTTCGAAGATATTGCAAAAAAAGCCCTCGCATTGGACATCAACGGTATCCTGATTATTGCCAACTCCATGGATGTGGCCCTGTTGTGTCAACAAATCAGGAAAACAAATAAAACAGTGAACATCACCATAGCCGATTGGGGGGCCACAGAACAGCTCCTGGAATTCGGAGGCAAGGCCGTTGAAGGTGTTACCGTGGTTCAGACATTTGATCGTGAACACCCCGCCCCGGCATACCAGGCCTTTCGCAAGGCGTATATAAAACAACTGGGCCGAGAGCCGGGATTTCCCGGGGTAAATGGATATGATGCCGCCCATGTGGTCATAACCGCCCTTAAAAAACAGCAAAGGGGGGAAGATCTGAAAAAAACCGTGCTCTCCATCCGCCGGTTCGAAGGGTTGCAGGGCCTGCTCGTATTTGATGATTACGGTGATATGACACGCGCCAATTCCTCCATGAGCATCGTTAAAAATCGACAATTCATGTTGGTGGAGTAA
- a CDS encoding tetrathionate reductase family octaheme c-type cytochrome, translated as MKKQKRTILVFLLFTLFMLPAGPLPCTASTGDQEELAPGRVLAKQAIKDKKRWITADHSKFDILQQEFASGPEVTQACLKCHNEAALQFHKTIHWTWEAPGKDPDTPLGKGGYSVNNFCINASSNEPRCTSCHAGYGWKDNTFDFTDQTKVDCLVCHESTGTYKKFPSGAGHPAKETKVFKSNKKTYHPPEWNKVAQSVGLPGRKNCGTCHFYGGGGDGVKHGDLDSSLIKPDKHLDVHMGTDGQNFTCTRCHSTSEHHIAGRIYTRPAAESKTSLIEDDLTSKITCVSCHGRTPHQHNAKANDHTDRVACQSCHIPKFARINPTKMHWDWSAAGKMKEGKPYTVKDEFGKPAYMSKKGEFKWEKNVVPEYFWYNGSIDHLTLKDTIDPSVEVAVSKPAGDMTDEKSFIFPFKVHRGKIPYDKINKKLVVPHLFPKDKTDKAAYWKGFDWNAAIRYGQEYSNLPYSGEYDFVQTSYVFPITHMVAPRDNVLSCTECHIRDTGRLADLAGFYMPGRNHVALMDWVGWILVIGSLIGVALHGLGRFFTRN; from the coding sequence ATGAAGAAACAAAAGCGAACGATCTTGGTTTTTCTGCTGTTCACCCTGTTCATGCTGCCGGCCGGCCCCTTGCCCTGCACGGCATCCACGGGTGACCAGGAAGAACTGGCCCCCGGCAGGGTCCTTGCAAAACAGGCAATAAAAGATAAAAAGCGGTGGATTACTGCGGACCACTCAAAATTCGACATTTTACAGCAGGAATTCGCTTCCGGCCCTGAAGTGACCCAAGCCTGCCTCAAATGCCATAACGAGGCGGCCCTGCAGTTTCACAAAACCATTCACTGGACCTGGGAAGCCCCGGGCAAAGATCCGGACACCCCCCTGGGCAAAGGCGGATATTCGGTCAACAACTTCTGCATCAACGCCAGCAGCAACGAGCCGCGCTGCACCTCATGCCATGCGGGATACGGCTGGAAGGACAACACCTTTGATTTCACCGATCAAACCAAGGTGGATTGCCTTGTCTGCCATGAGAGCACAGGCACCTACAAAAAATTTCCATCCGGTGCCGGCCATCCGGCCAAGGAGACCAAGGTATTTAAATCAAACAAAAAAACATACCATCCGCCGGAGTGGAATAAAGTGGCCCAGAGTGTCGGCCTGCCCGGGCGGAAAAACTGCGGCACCTGCCATTTCTACGGCGGTGGCGGAGACGGTGTCAAGCACGGCGATCTGGATTCATCTTTGATCAAACCCGACAAACACCTGGATGTTCACATGGGCACCGACGGACAAAATTTTACCTGCACCCGGTGCCACTCCACATCGGAACACCATATCGCAGGCAGAATCTACACCCGGCCCGCCGCTGAGAGCAAAACGTCGTTAATTGAAGACGATTTGACCTCAAAGATCACCTGTGTATCCTGCCACGGCAGGACGCCCCACCAGCACAATGCCAAGGCCAACGACCACACCGACAGGGTGGCATGCCAGAGCTGCCATATCCCCAAATTTGCCCGCATCAACCCCACCAAGATGCACTGGGACTGGTCTGCGGCAGGAAAAATGAAAGAAGGTAAACCCTATACGGTGAAAGATGAGTTTGGCAAACCTGCCTATATGAGCAAAAAAGGCGAATTCAAATGGGAAAAAAATGTGGTACCCGAATACTTCTGGTACAACGGTTCCATTGACCATCTGACCTTGAAAGACACCATTGATCCGTCCGTTGAGGTGGCCGTAAGTAAGCCGGCCGGGGACATGACCGATGAAAAATCCTTCATTTTTCCGTTCAAGGTCCACCGGGGTAAAATCCCCTACGACAAAATAAACAAAAAGCTTGTGGTCCCCCATCTGTTCCCCAAGGATAAAACAGATAAGGCCGCCTACTGGAAAGGGTTTGATTGGAATGCAGCGATCCGGTACGGCCAGGAGTACTCAAACCTGCCCTATTCCGGCGAGTATGATTTTGTTCAGACATCCTATGTGTTTCCCATCACCCACATGGTCGCTCCCCGGGACAATGTCCTTTCATGTACCGAATGCCATATCAGAGATACCGGGCGACTGGCCGACCTGGCCGGCTTTTACATGCCCGGACGCAATCACGTCGCCCTGATGGACTGGGTGGGATGGATCCTTGTGATCGGATCATTGATAGGCGTTGCCCTCCACGGCCTCGGCCGGTTTTTCACCAGAAATTAA
- a CDS encoding cytochrome b/b6 domain-containing protein, whose product MTQTKRIKVYLYTRYERFWHWLQAAIIIFLMITGFEIHGTYTLMGYETAVKTHNFVGISWLVLFAFFIFWLFTTGEWRQYIPTTKKLIDVMLYYAFGIFQGKPHPVQKSSGAKHNPLQRLTYLALSALMLPVQMISGMLYYTWNIWGGVGWSLAPVALLHTFVAFLLLSFLVIHVYMTTTGHSLFSHIAGMITGWEEIYETTTIHEWEVADKRRS is encoded by the coding sequence ATGACTCAGACCAAACGAATTAAAGTATATCTGTACACGCGTTATGAAAGATTCTGGCACTGGCTCCAGGCCGCGATCATCATATTCCTTATGATCACAGGCTTTGAAATCCATGGCACGTACACCCTGATGGGCTATGAAACGGCAGTGAAAACCCATAATTTTGTTGGCATTTCATGGCTGGTGCTCTTTGCCTTTTTTATATTCTGGCTTTTCACCACCGGCGAGTGGCGTCAATACATTCCCACAACCAAGAAACTCATAGATGTGATGCTCTACTATGCCTTCGGCATTTTCCAGGGCAAACCCCATCCGGTTCAAAAATCCTCGGGTGCCAAGCACAATCCGCTGCAGCGATTGACCTATCTGGCATTGTCGGCATTGATGCTGCCGGTCCAGATGATATCCGGCATGCTCTATTACACCTGGAACATCTGGGGAGGCGTTGGCTGGTCCCTGGCACCGGTGGCCCTGCTCCACACCTTTGTGGCCTTTTTACTGCTCTCATTTCTGGTGATACATGTTTACATGACCACCACCGGCCACTCCCTGTTCAGCCATATCGCAGGAATGATCACCGGCTGGGAAGAGATTTACGAAACCACCACAATCCATGAATGGGAGGTTGCCGACAAACGCCGTTCCTGA
- a CDS encoding sigma 54-interacting transcriptional regulator codes for MENIQQAIEKNELLKRLLEAMGDGVFVLEPTGRIVAWNPAMEAITGYAFKDVKGKNCRVIKFTQCFGKDCPSGINDCRILKTGKIIPTECMIRHRDGHGISVSKNARVIRNDGGQIIGVIETVTDLTALKKTRLKMEQATRRLGQLNRLGGIIAKSQVMQNVFSFIKASAACETSIFIQGESGTGKELVAGAIHSIGERRTKPMITVNCSALPESLLESELFGHVKGAFTGAGRDRMGRFEEADHGTIFLDEIGEISPYIQLRLLRVLQEKEIERVGESRKRKVDIRIITATNKDLKSRVDEGLFREDLYYRLKVFPIYLPPLRERREDIPLLVDHFIKRNNKISGGTVTGMTKPALTIFMEYDWPGNIRELANAVEHAFVLCSGRRIEPEDLPVEIVGQKRCDRQSEQAIPNTGPPHKKDRQALDRERLLAILGESGWNKAEVARQTGFSRAAIWKYMKKWNIPMQIE; via the coding sequence ATGGAAAACATTCAACAGGCGATCGAGAAGAACGAACTGCTTAAGCGGTTGCTGGAAGCCATGGGCGACGGCGTGTTTGTGCTGGAGCCCACCGGGAGAATCGTGGCCTGGAATCCGGCCATGGAAGCCATTACCGGATATGCATTCAAAGATGTCAAAGGAAAAAACTGCCGGGTTATTAAGTTCACCCAATGTTTTGGTAAAGATTGTCCTTCGGGGATTAATGATTGCAGAATACTTAAAACCGGGAAAATCATACCGACCGAATGCATGATCAGGCACCGGGATGGACATGGGATATCGGTGAGTAAAAATGCCCGGGTCATTAGAAATGACGGCGGCCAGATCATCGGGGTGATCGAAACCGTTACGGATTTGACCGCGCTTAAAAAGACCCGGCTGAAAATGGAGCAAGCCACCCGCCGCCTGGGGCAGTTGAACCGGCTGGGCGGCATTATTGCAAAAAGTCAGGTCATGCAGAATGTATTTTCTTTTATCAAAGCGTCGGCGGCCTGCGAAACGTCCATCTTTATCCAGGGAGAGAGTGGAACGGGAAAGGAACTTGTGGCAGGCGCCATCCATTCCATTGGTGAAAGAAGGACGAAACCCATGATTACGGTCAACTGCAGCGCGCTGCCGGAGTCTTTATTGGAAAGCGAATTGTTCGGACATGTCAAGGGGGCGTTCACCGGCGCCGGCCGTGACCGCATGGGGAGGTTTGAAGAGGCCGACCACGGGACGATTTTCTTGGATGAAATCGGCGAAATTTCGCCTTATATCCAATTAAGATTGTTGCGTGTACTCCAGGAGAAAGAGATTGAACGGGTGGGGGAGTCCAGGAAACGCAAAGTGGATATCCGGATCATCACCGCCACCAATAAAGATTTGAAATCAAGGGTGGATGAGGGTCTGTTCCGGGAGGATCTCTATTATCGCCTCAAGGTCTTTCCAATCTATCTGCCCCCGCTAAGGGAGCGCAGGGAAGACATACCGCTGCTGGTCGATCATTTTATTAAGCGTAATAATAAAATATCAGGTGGAACCGTTACCGGCATGACCAAGCCGGCCCTGACCATCTTCATGGAATATGACTGGCCCGGAAATATCCGGGAACTGGCCAATGCAGTTGAACATGCCTTTGTGCTGTGCTCGGGCCGACGGATTGAACCCGAAGACCTTCCCGTTGAAATCGTTGGCCAAAAGCGATGTGATAGGCAATCCGAACAAGCAATCCCCAATACCGGTCCACCCCATAAAAAAGATCGCCAGGCCCTGGATCGGGAGCGATTACTGGCCATTCTGGGTGAGTCGGGGTGGAATAAAGCCGAGGTTGCCAGGCAAACCGGTTTTAGCCGGGCTGCCATCTGGAAATACATGAAAAAGTGGAATATTCCCATGCAAATTGAATAA
- a CDS encoding PAS domain S-box protein — translation MKISIRWAMVLGCLGLIWGMQIMITWSSYVSSQRMLAGHACDVMQNIADLTMSQSKNHLQLAQSAALLTKRLLASEVVGSRNQHYDVLERYFLDQLSLYAHFAGIYIGMPNGDFFYVNRSDAHSPGGFRTKVIDHLNGVKRTRLIWRNAHGSLVETTQAPGDTYDPRQRPWFQKALAERGIIWTDPYIFFSSQKPGITVAGPIFDDIGQLQSIVGVDIEIDDLSTFISRLRIGKHGRAFMLNNNKDVVAFPDISKIKQVEGNAAHRFRMVKIDELDDELSRRAFHAIQWQQTDDGLLKLDQSQFAKFTHNGEVYNTMFTQFADSHWPWMIGVYIPENDYLGALKENRLLNIWITLAFSVIATLVGLQLFRSITRPLMGLEKQALAIKQHDLDASFNTQSIFKEIDETATAFSQMKDSLQTSEKKYRLIFENIQDIYFECTIEGEIIEVSPSVEELIKRDRREIIGINLTHFYKNADDYKRFLSKIFDDESVSDWEIPLENEQGEIAYGSVSATLKRNEAGEAQKIIGSLRIITDRKKAELKLRRYQDQLEDLVEERTQDLQKSNEQLRNEIETRKEKEEALRRSEEKYRSIIENTNNGYYEVDLDGCLTFFNDSLAVILGYSVHELQGMDYSILLDAEAPGPLPMPATSSETYRSGVNGNLSRLTITRKDGDRRTVDVSMAPILDNNGEKIGYRGVVLDVSERLNAEAEKKQLQERLHQIQRLEGIGTLAGGVAHDFNNLLMGIQGNISLMMLRTRPSEYHYRKLKSIESCVSSGTKLTQQLLGFARGGKYMAKSLDFNQIVQDTARMFGRTRKEVEIKENIERGLWPVIADKNQIEQVLLNIYINAWQAMPDGGKIMIDAKNMVLNASFTKAFDIEPGQYVCVSITDNGVGIDPAIQSRIFEPFFTTKGMGRGTGLGLASAYGIIKNHDGAIDFVSQLGKGTTFYIYLPASDGDVDQEPALCEIISKGTETLLLIDDEDVILQVGQPMLESLGYTVMSATDGETALDMYQQLSDKIDLVILDVIMPGMSGSAIFDALKHINPRVKVLLASGYSLSGQAEDILARGCVGFIQKPFSLEKLSGRLRDIFDT, via the coding sequence ATGAAAATATCGATACGGTGGGCAATGGTTCTGGGCTGCCTGGGTCTCATTTGGGGGATGCAGATTATGATTACTTGGTCCTCTTATGTCTCATCCCAGCGGATGCTCGCCGGACATGCCTGTGACGTGATGCAGAATATTGCAGACCTGACCATGAGTCAATCTAAAAACCATCTCCAACTGGCCCAGAGTGCCGCCCTTCTGACCAAACGCCTGCTGGCCTCCGAAGTGGTGGGAAGTCGCAATCAGCATTACGATGTGCTTGAACGCTATTTTCTAGATCAACTATCCTTGTATGCCCATTTTGCAGGCATTTATATCGGTATGCCCAATGGTGACTTTTTTTATGTCAACCGCAGCGATGCCCATAGTCCCGGGGGGTTTCGCACCAAGGTCATTGATCATCTCAATGGTGTGAAAAGAACCCGGCTGATCTGGCGGAATGCACACGGCAGCCTGGTTGAAACCACTCAAGCGCCCGGCGACACCTATGATCCCAGGCAGCGGCCCTGGTTTCAAAAAGCCCTGGCCGAGCGTGGAATTATCTGGACGGACCCCTATATCTTTTTTTCCTCCCAGAAACCCGGCATCACGGTGGCAGGTCCCATTTTTGACGATATCGGGCAGTTACAAAGTATCGTCGGCGTGGATATCGAAATTGACGACCTTTCCACCTTTATCAGCCGGCTGCGGATCGGTAAGCACGGCCGTGCCTTTATGCTCAACAACAACAAAGATGTGGTGGCCTTTCCCGATATTTCAAAAATTAAACAGGTCGAAGGCAATGCCGCCCACCGGTTTAGAATGGTTAAAATTGATGAGCTGGATGATGAACTGAGCCGGCGGGCGTTTCATGCCATCCAGTGGCAGCAGACCGACGACGGACTGCTCAAGCTTGACCAGTCCCAGTTTGCCAAGTTCACCCATAACGGTGAGGTGTACAATACCATGTTCACCCAGTTTGCCGACTCCCACTGGCCCTGGATGATCGGGGTGTATATACCGGAAAATGACTACCTGGGGGCACTTAAGGAAAATCGGTTACTTAATATCTGGATCACTTTGGCCTTTTCAGTGATCGCCACCCTGGTGGGGCTGCAATTGTTTCGCAGCATCACACGGCCCTTGATGGGGCTGGAAAAGCAGGCTCTGGCCATCAAACAGCATGACCTGGACGCAAGTTTCAACACCCAGTCCATATTTAAGGAGATCGATGAAACCGCCACCGCCTTTTCACAGATGAAGGATTCGCTGCAAACCAGTGAAAAAAAATATCGCCTGATTTTTGAAAACATTCAGGATATCTATTTTGAATGCACCATTGAGGGTGAAATTATAGAAGTCAGCCCCTCTGTTGAAGAGTTGATCAAGCGGGACCGCAGGGAAATTATCGGTATCAATCTTACCCATTTTTATAAAAATGCCGATGATTATAAGCGGTTCTTATCCAAAATTTTTGACGACGAATCGGTGAGTGACTGGGAAATCCCCCTGGAAAACGAACAGGGTGAAATTGCCTATGGCTCGGTCTCGGCCACCTTAAAGCGCAATGAAGCCGGGGAGGCCCAAAAAATTATCGGTTCCCTGCGTATTATCACCGACAGGAAAAAAGCCGAACTCAAGCTGCGTCGATACCAGGATCAGCTGGAGGATCTTGTGGAAGAACGTACCCAGGATCTGCAAAAGAGCAATGAACAACTGCGCAATGAAATTGAGACAAGAAAAGAGAAGGAAGAGGCGCTCAGACGCAGTGAAGAAAAATACCGCTCCATCATAGAAAATACCAACAACGGTTACTACGAAGTGGATCTGGACGGCTGCCTGACCTTTTTCAACGACTCTCTGGCGGTTATTCTAGGATATTCGGTTCATGAGCTTCAGGGGATGGATTATTCCATTTTACTGGATGCAGAAGCCCCGGGGCCCCTGCCAATGCCTGCAACCTCTTCTGAAACCTATCGATCCGGCGTGAACGGGAACCTGTCCCGCCTGACCATTACCCGTAAAGACGGTGACCGGCGCACCGTAGATGTTTCAATGGCCCCCATTCTAGATAACAACGGTGAAAAGATCGGGTATCGTGGGGTTGTTCTGGACGTCAGCGAGCGGCTAAATGCCGAAGCCGAAAAGAAACAATTACAGGAACGATTGCACCAGATCCAGCGGTTGGAGGGCATTGGTACCCTTGCCGGCGGTGTGGCCCACGATTTTAATAATCTGCTGATGGGTATCCAGGGCAATATTTCGTTGATGATGCTTCGGACCAGGCCTTCGGAGTACCACTACAGAAAATTAAAAAGTATCGAGTCCTGCGTCAGCTCCGGAACCAAATTGACCCAGCAACTGCTCGGATTTGCCCGGGGCGGCAAGTACATGGCCAAATCCTTGGATTTCAATCAAATTGTCCAGGATACCGCCCGTATGTTCGGCCGCACGCGCAAAGAGGTTGAAATTAAGGAAAATATAGAGCGGGGTTTGTGGCCGGTGATTGCGGATAAAAATCAGATCGAACAGGTGCTGCTCAATATTTACATTAATGCATGGCAGGCCATGCCCGACGGGGGCAAGATCATGATAGACGCCAAAAACATGGTGCTCAATGCCTCCTTTACCAAGGCCTTTGATATTGAGCCGGGCCAGTATGTATGTGTCTCCATCACGGATAATGGTGTGGGCATTGATCCTGCCATCCAGTCACGGATATTTGAGCCGTTCTTTACCACCAAGGGCATGGGCCGGGGTACCGGGCTCGGCCTTGCATCCGCCTATGGTATTATCAAGAATCATGACGGCGCCATTGATTTTGTCAGCCAATTGGGAAAAGGCACCACCTTTTATATTTATCTGCCGGCCTCGGATGGCGATGTCGATCAGGAACCTGCATTGTGCGAAATCATTTCAAAGGGTACTGAAACCCTGCTGCTCATTGATGATGAAGATGTCATTTTGCAGGTGGGCCAACCCATGCTTGAATCGCTTGGGTACACAGTGATGTCCGCAACGGACGGTGAAACCGCCCTAGATATGTATCAGCAACTCTCGGACAAGATAGACCTGGTTATTTTAGATGTGATTATGCCGGGCATGAGCGGCAGTGCGATTTTCGATGCATTAAAACATATCAATCCCCGGGTCAAGGTGTTGCTTGCCAGTGGATACAGCCTCAGCGGCCAGGCCGAGGATATCCTGGCGCGCGGATGCGTGGGCTTTATCCAGAAACCGTTTTCCCTGGAAAAGCTCAGTGGCAGGTTGCGCGATATTTTTGACACGTAA
- a CDS encoding ATP-binding cassette domain-containing protein — MTPPASLYTLDRIGHYYGSKKVLDIDEFSIPVGSILGLSGPNGSGKSTLLKLLAFAMAPTRGEIQFDGRREHPMSARVRSRVTLMTQTPYLLKRSVLDNVVYGLKIRKDTQKLKQRAAQAMAAVGLDFDEFHGRAWHQLSGGEAQRVALAARLILEPRALLLDEPVASVDGSSARLIRQASLAARDKWGCTLIIVSHDLAWLNAISDTRVSMEKGKIFSTHEEIILPPPYRKEQTGSAVNWILPLSGDGQIRLPDKTGETALIQADHISIVQTSETQDDEMNRITAMITQMALEPKTGHIEVDFDAETFRLTLLLPQEQVGSLNLRPGEKRVLTFSTRDIFWR, encoded by the coding sequence ATGACGCCTCCGGCATCCCTATACACCCTTGACCGCATCGGCCATTACTACGGCAGTAAAAAGGTGCTGGATATTGACGAATTCAGCATCCCGGTGGGCAGCATTTTAGGCCTGTCCGGGCCCAACGGCAGCGGCAAAAGCACACTTTTAAAGTTGCTGGCATTTGCCATGGCTCCCACCCGGGGCGAAATCCAATTCGACGGGCGCAGGGAACACCCCATGTCCGCCCGGGTCAGATCCCGGGTCACATTGATGACCCAGACTCCCTATCTGCTCAAACGCTCGGTGTTGGACAATGTTGTCTACGGCCTTAAAATCCGCAAAGACACCCAAAAATTAAAACAGCGGGCAGCCCAGGCCATGGCCGCAGTGGGTCTGGATTTTGATGAATTCCATGGCCGGGCCTGGCACCAGTTGTCCGGCGGCGAAGCCCAGCGTGTGGCCCTGGCGGCCAGACTGATCCTTGAACCCCGCGCCCTGCTGCTCGATGAACCTGTGGCCAGCGTGGACGGATCAAGCGCCCGCCTCATTCGCCAGGCATCTTTGGCAGCCCGGGACAAATGGGGGTGTACCCTGATCATTGTCAGCCACGACCTGGCATGGCTCAATGCCATCAGCGACACCCGGGTCTCCATGGAAAAAGGCAAAATTTTTTCCACCCACGAAGAGATCATACTCCCCCCACCCTACCGGAAAGAACAGACCGGCAGCGCGGTCAACTGGATTCTGCCGTTATCCGGCGATGGACAAATCCGTCTGCCCGATAAAACCGGCGAAACAGCCCTGATCCAGGCGGATCATATCAGCATCGTCCAGACAAGTGAAACCCAGGATGATGAAATGAACCGGATCACGGCCATGATCACCCAAATGGCCTTGGAGCCGAAAACCGGCCACATTGAGGTGGACTTTGACGCGGAGACCTTCAGGCTCACGCTCCTATTGCCACAGGAACAGGTCGGATCATTGAATCTGCGGCCTGGAGAAAAAAGAGTCCTGACTTTCAGCACCCGGGATATTTTCTGGCGCTAG
- a CDS encoding DUF4242 domain-containing protein gives MGKTNKYMMIHNSPEVDWETVKANWRKLAKIESATWVRTYYNEESGIRFCIWLAPTEEILKDIFTEIGISWESITQVEETVPDVWAGKWADDLAEAYQKFEM, from the coding sequence ATGGGTAAAACCAACAAATATATGATGATTCATAATTCCCCCGAAGTTGACTGGGAAACCGTCAAAGCGAACTGGCGCAAACTGGCAAAGATAGAGTCAGCGACCTGGGTCAGAACCTACTACAACGAAGAGAGCGGCATTCGCTTCTGCATCTGGCTGGCCCCCACCGAAGAGATCCTGAAAGATATTTTCACCGAAATCGGCATCAGCTGGGAAAGCATCACCCAGGTAGAGGAAACCGTCCCCGATGTTTGGGCAGGAAAATGGGCGGACGATCTTGCCGAAGCATATCAGAAATTTGAAATGTGA
- a CDS encoding helix-turn-helix transcriptional regulator → MEHKNLPGSGRQERYIQASILLGLIPAPSYGYELISTIQTFGFIEGTAPPGMVYRHLRQMEDDNLLSSKWDTEQAGAAKRIYTITEEGREVLDLWIQHMQDRADKLNGFINMYRDKIE, encoded by the coding sequence ATGGAACATAAAAATTTACCCGGTTCGGGCCGACAGGAACGCTATATCCAGGCCTCTATCCTCCTTGGGCTGATACCTGCCCCCTCTTATGGCTACGAACTGATCTCCACCATTCAAACCTTTGGCTTCATTGAAGGCACCGCACCTCCCGGTATGGTCTACCGCCATTTGCGGCAAATGGAAGATGACAATTTACTCAGTTCCAAGTGGGATACCGAGCAGGCCGGGGCGGCCAAACGGATCTATACCATCACCGAAGAGGGTAGGGAGGTGCTGGACCTGTGGATTCAGCATATGCAGGACCGGGCAGATAAACTGAATGGGTTTATAAACATGTATCGGGATAAGATTGAATAA
- a CDS encoding uridine kinase, producing the protein MGKLIKESDDKGRLHIDTPMLGESLVSKEFLKTTESGEYFRMHPDIHVLKIGGQSIMDRGSKAIFPIVDELISVKEDYKLLLMTGGGTRARHVYNIGVDLGMPTGVLSKLGDKVSSQNAVMLSVLLAKHGGVRIGHGDHLEQLTMFCRQGYLPITTGIPPYGFFEHPAQFGSIPPHRTDCGAFLLAENIGAKSLIYLKDETGLFSKDPKKAKKKEKLDFYDKISVDELIELDLDDLIIERPILNMLKNAKCLKQLQVIDALRHPEKIREALEGKHVGTIIHK; encoded by the coding sequence ATGGGAAAATTGATCAAGGAATCAGATGACAAGGGCCGGCTTCACATTGATACGCCGATGCTGGGGGAATCCCTGGTGAGCAAGGAATTTTTGAAGACCACCGAATCCGGCGAGTATTTCAGGATGCACCCGGATATCCATGTGTTGAAAATCGGCGGACAAAGTATCATGGACCGGGGATCAAAAGCGATTTTTCCCATTGTGGACGAATTAATCAGTGTTAAGGAAGATTATAAGCTGCTGCTCATGACCGGCGGCGGTACAAGGGCCCGGCACGTGTATAATATCGGCGTGGATCTGGGAATGCCCACGGGCGTGCTGTCAAAGTTAGGGGATAAGGTCTCTTCCCAGAATGCGGTGATGCTTTCCGTTCTTTTAGCTAAGCATGGCGGCGTTCGCATCGGCCACGGGGACCACCTTGAGCAGTTGACCATGTTCTGCCGGCAAGGGTACCTGCCCATTACCACGGGGATACCGCCCTATGGCTTTTTTGAGCATCCGGCCCAGTTTGGTTCCATTCCGCCCCACAGAACCGATTGCGGGGCTTTTTTGCTCGCGGAAAATATCGGTGCCAAATCCCTGATCTATCTCAAGGATGAGACAGGACTTTTTTCAAAGGATCCCAAAAAGGCGAAGAAAAAAGAGAAGCTGGATTTTTATGATAAAATTTCAGTGGATGAATTGATTGAGCTGGACCTGGACGATTTGATCATTGAACGGCCCATCCTCAATATGCTTAAAAATGCAAAATGTTTGAAGCAGTTGCAGGTGATTGATGCACTGCGCCACCCTGAGAAAATCAGAGAGGCGCTGGAGGGCAAGCATGTGGGAACAATCATTCATAAATAG